The sequence caatggctttactttctgtatagtatggttcatagtagagcaccagactgtgaagtggcggagataagcccacgggggtcgctggggagtccataccttgtttataagggggtgattatgatccgggaacggtgcactgctttgaattgtattatatagagggtattgtcacaatctctattcgggtacttgtcaaGTATCGAGACGCATGGGTGACATGATGTTgagattgtgtcttgtgggtacagtggtacacctctgatcagagtttaaactattcgaatagccgtgcccgcggctatgggcgggtctaacaatatctttcgtgattagtctcacacttttCACCCTATTAAATGACGAtgttaataatttgtttaactcctggtttggaatggttaattcctggtttggagatagatctgtgcagccgggattggttgttcagaatggctgggcctatgcaacagggtatgttgtatagcgttggattaatattgtttaattactatttaactgttttattaaattcttaaatatttattaaatgctgtttatgcaaatgagactatactatgtcatcctttgttatcctgtgcacttgcatatttgctgcgtggcttgctgagtatgtcatatactcaccttgcaatcattcatcagagcaggagttctacagtgatgccgaTGGAGTtgatgattaggcgtagccctggtcaagctgcctgtggagaggagtcgcctgcgctgtttcttttattttccgctgcttagaactttattgattgagaggaactatctacctctgtaatgacattttatttgcttattaattagagtaataattgtactctattatcaatttgttattgtgtacctcggctgattcctggacgagggtttctacacatgtaagcgtttggaattttggatagaaattccgggcgtgacagtcaCCTCCTTGTCCTAGGCGATTCCCAGCTGGTCGTAAATCAAGTCTCCAAGGAGCACCAGTGCACCGACCCGCAAATGGACACATACGTCCGCAAGGTGCGATGCATGGAACGCCACTTCGACGTACTCGAGCTCCGGCATGTGCCCCGACGCGATAATGCAGTCGCTGACGAGTTGTTGCGCATCGCGTCGGCACGAGCCCCACTCCCCCCGGGGACCTTCGAGGAAAGGCTGGCGCAGCCGTCAGTGCGGGTGGACCCCCCGAGGGACCCCGACGCCATGGCCTCTGCCCTGACCCCTGACGACCCGCGGGCCTCGGGGCCTGAGGGGGTCGACCCCGACCCCCCTCGTCAGGTCGTTTGGATGACTGACATCCGGGCTTATCTCGACAATAATACTCTTCCTGAGGATCGCGCAGAAGCTGAGAAGCTCGCGCGTATCTCTAAGCGATACGTGCTCATAGAAGGGACCCTCTACCGGCGTGCCGCCAACGGGATACTCTTGAAGTGTATTTCTCGGGAGCAAGGCGTGGAGCTCATCGCCGACGCTCATCAGGGTGAGTGTGgggcccattcggcctcacgCACATTGGTCGGTAAAGCCTTCCGACAAGGTTTTTACTAGCCGACCGCGTTGCAAGATGCCCAAGAATGGGTCCGGCGATGCAAGGCGTGCCAGTTCCATGCCAAGCAAACCCATCAACCGACCCAAGCCTCGCAGGTCATCCCGCTCTCTTGGCCCTTCGTGGTCTGGGGCTAGACATCCTAGGACCCTTCAAAGCGGCCCGAGGCGAGTATCAGCACCTGTACGTCGccatcgacaagttcaccaGGTGGCCCGAGGCTTACCTGGTCGTCAAGATCGACAAGCATTCCACCCTCAAGTTCATCAGGGGCATTACGTGCTGGTTCGGGGTGCCCAACCGTATCATTACGGATAACGGCACCCAGTTCACCAGTGAGCTGTTCGGCGACTATTGCGATGACATGGGCATCAAGCTGTGCTTCACCTCGTCCGCCCACCCCAAGAGCAACGGCCAAGTCAAGCGAGCAAACGCCGAAATCGTCAAAGGCCTCAACACCAAGACGTACAACGTCCTGAAGAAACACGGGGATTCATGGCTTGAGGAACTGCCCGCCATGCTGTGGGCGAATCGGACCACTCCAAGTCGCACCACCAGGGAAACGCCCTTTTTTTTGGTGTATGGCGTCGAGGCGGTCCTACCTTCCGAGCTTTCCCTGGCTTCGCCCCGCGTCGCGCTGTACGATGAGGCCAACCAGGATGATCTTCGCCGTGACGATCTCGACTATTTAGAAGAGCGGAGCAGGCGCGCAGACCTGCGAGCGACGCGCTACCAACAAAGCCTGCCACCAGCGCCACGTCCGGGCCCGATCACTACAATTCGGCGACCTCGTCCTACGCCGTGTGCAGTCGCGCTTGGGATTGAGCAAGCTCTCGCCAatgtgggaaggaccatacaaaGTGATCGGCGTTCCCCGGTCGGGCTCCGTTCGGCTAACCACGGAGTACGGCACGGAGTTGCCTAACCCCTGGAATATCGAACACCTCCGCCGTTTCTATCCACAGGGTTGCGCTCGGGCCAACCCTCGCACATCCTTCGGCTTGTGCAGGCTTGGCCGGGGGCTACCACTGTTAAATATGTTGTATCTTTTCTCTTCCCCAGCAATAAATTTTTCCGCTCAAGTAGTGGCCGTTGCGCGCCCTTTCTTACTCCTTCCTATGGCTCGTCCTGGTTCAAAGGATGATTCGCGCTTACTCCGGACCCTAAGTGGCGTTGGGCGACCTGAAAACTGCCGAAAGGGAGCCTAAACGCGGGCCGCGCCCCGGCCTGCGGCGAGCCCTGGGGGCTCGGAAGGGCCTACACACGGCCATCCCCGACCCCTGGTCGTCGTAGCCTTGGTCTGGCTAGACCCGCTAGGCAGCTCCCTCGGGGCGACGGCATTGCCCCTCGCCACCTAGGTGCCATGGGCCGAGCGTGAGTTTCCCTTTTCACTGGAACGAGCCCgacggggggagggggagggcatAAAGGCGGTAAGAGCGGCAACTTAATCATAAGAAAGTCAATTGAATACGTTCGCtttggttttttcttctttccttgcCACAGACATTCAAAGGAGAAAGCAAGAACATTAATGTGCGAAGGGGAAGCTTTATTTTACAAACAGGATGGCGCGATCGCCTAAAGTTGAAGCGTTCACCGCGAgcacataacaaaataaaagaagaaaagcgGGGATAGTCATGGAGTGCCCGGGCCACCGAGGCCGGTGCCACTGACCACCTCATCCCagtcctcgccgccatcgccaccaccgtcCTTGCTCCCGCTCTCCTCGTCTAAAGCAAGCGCGAGGCTGAACCGAGGGGCCGACCCCTCGAAGCTGGAGACGATCGCGTTTTCCGCCTCCCGGTCTTGATCCCGAGCCCTCGCCTCGGTCCCGGGGGGAAGTCCTCGAGCGCGTGCTACAGGAGGAAGTCGGGGTCACGAGCTTAATGACTTGCGAGGACCAGCTCCACCGCAGCCCGCGCCAAAAAAGCCGACGACGACTTCACggcctcgccgacctcctcctctagCCTCTCCAAATCCGCTGCCAGCCCGTCCAGCCTGGCGGGAGCTTACGGTCCTGGCGCACGGAGATGCCTACCCGACGCCTCGCGCGCTCCAGCCGTTCGACGGCGTCGGAGAGTTGGCCAGGTCCAATCTCGTTGGTGAGGCGAAGGGCCGCAATCTCCCCGGCTTGGTCCTGCACCAGGCTCCCCAGGTCGGCGAGAGCGCTTTGAGCCACGGTGAGCTGGCTCACCAACTCCGCGCCGCCAGGCTGCCCGCTTGCCTCCAGCTGCTTCTCCCGGGCCTCCAGCTCGGAAGCCCTCGCCGCTATCGCCGCGCGCTCAGCAACGGCCTCGCGCTTCGCGAGTTGCTCGCCCGGCACGGCTTTGTAAGGTCCAGCCTAGGACACGTCGGGGCGCTTGTGGCCCGCCGGCGGTCTGTCCGCCATTCGCTCGGCGCCCCCTCcgcgcgggggagagggcggccgagaTTCGGACATCTTCCGTTTCCCCTTCGGGTCGCTGGCCGAATCTCCCCCGGGCCCACGGCTCGGACCAGGTGCTCGGGAGCCGCCGCCCCAGCCGGAGCCGCCGGTCCGGCTACCGCCTGCGGTCACGCCGCTGCTACCtgcgccgacggcgccgccccgacAGGACCGACCCCTGCCGGCGCCGATGGCCGACATCACAGCCAGGATACTCTCCCAGTCGCGGTCGCTGCAGAGGGGGAGGATCTCGTCCAGGATCAGCGTTTGCTCGACAGTGTTCAGGCCCAGCACCCGCCGGATCACCGTCTTCGTGTACTCCTCGCCCCAGTCCCAGCGCTCACCCACGTGGGTGCGCATGGGATCGTTGTGCCCAGTGTATTCCCACGCGCCGCGGGACCGCTCCTGGAGAGGCGCGATGCGACGACGGAAGTAGTCGCCAAACACCATCACCCCCGTTAAGCCCTGGTTTCGCAGGCCCCTGAGGCGATCCCGCACGGCGTCGTACCCCTCGCCTAGTTCCGAAACCACCAACCACGAGGCGGAtcgtttggggggggggggcggcggggAGCCGAAGTCGCGGATGATCCGGCAGCGCGGTGTAGAACCAATCCTTCTTCCAATCTTCCCACTTCTTGTGGAGGTGGCTCTCATGTACTGCCTCGCCGTGCCCGGCCGGGGCTGGAGGTAGCATCGTCCCACCGCCGTGCCATGCTACAGCTGTGGGACGAAGAAGGACTGGAACAGCCGCGCCGTCGGCCGCACCCCGACGAACATCTCACACAGGTGCACGAAGATGGCCAGCGTCATTGCGGCGTTGCGTGCGAGATGCAAGGCATGAATTTCGTAGAAATCCAAAACCTCATGGAAGAACCTAGAAAATGGCAGGACCAACCCCACCATGGAGAAGGACAGCAGGTGCACGGATCGCTTTGGgtaccgcggccgcggccgcgactcCCCCACCCTCACGGCGGCGTCCTTCGACATGATCTTGCGGATGAGGCTAAGATGCCTCTCTGCTGTGATGCACGACGCCGGGAGCACAGCGTCACCAGCGTCTTGGACCATGGTGACCGGCGGGGAAATGGCGAGGAGTTCGGTGTATGGAATAGCGTGGAGCGAGAGAAGCGTTGGGGCTTGAGGAGCGAGTGTGCAGGCGAGCAGTCGGCGAGAAGAAGGGGACGAACTCTCCGCCTCCCTATCCTTTTATCCCCGCTTcgcccgcgctcgcctcctcgttTCACGCCCCCGCGGTTGCCTCCTCGATTCCCGCGCCTGCGGTTGCCTCATTGTTTCTCGCGTCCACTCACCACGTCGCCCACTGAATCCGCGCCCAGCGTTTAGTGCGCCTGTGAGCGGCACACTCGGCGCGGGGCGTGCAATGTTCATGGGCGCGGTTAGGTGGGCCCACCGTCGGTCCCATCGCGTGCCTGGCAGGCGAGGGAGTCGAGGCGGCGTGGGTGACGAGTCTAGGCGTGGTCTAGCCGACCCCCTGATTTTCGCGCCCTAGGCGCCCCCATCATCAGCGCGGTTAATGGCGGTCAAATCGCCATCTTGGCCAATGCGCCAGCCTAGCCGCTCGCCGACAACCGTCTGGATTCCCCGCCGGGCCCACAACCACGGTACGAGAAGTCGTGAGGCGCCACGTCAGACTATCCTCAGGGGACCAATGTCCGACGCGgtgtcgggggctactgtcggagatatgggcccgggggtatgcaaAAATGAGGGGAAGTTACCTTCCCATCCTGCGCGTGGCTCTAAAGCCTAGCCCTACTCCcgcacttcgcgagtcgcagaAGCGGccggggggcctcggggtgccacgtcgtGCCCCTCGGGGCCTCGCGCTAcctcgccccgaggccctcgcccaacTGCCATGTGGGGGGGGGAGCGAAAGGGAGGGGACCCAGGCTGAATGGCCATCAACGCGTGgcgccccaactgtccctcaccgtgtttaatgcggtaagggcagacgtgcggtGCCGCCTGACTGACCCATGTCAATCAGACGTGACCaatctgtgaccggcctgttgCCGGTCACATTCGACTGGACGGGCGGCCGTGCCCCCAAGTCGCCTCTGTATCCGGCGGAGTGGTGGTAGGtattgttggcaactttttgtgacaagttgacaagcacgatcgcagcaccttaagccttgcggtgatcctagagtcgccaaccacctcgatctagcaaaaagctaaacctagatgggttttgataactaaaccggctagcggagccgatctctagataactacccgtctcgtgggcaaaacggaaggatttcaggacaaacctacaaagagatgtcgcactctcgcagcggcggcggacggtttacggcgcaaactgacaaagatggacaaactaagagaaaactaaaagcaatatgaaaagaacgattcgattgattgatagtagattgatttttacaatgaaccagccttgtcccttatataggggttggtcttgccctctacaggcccttcttcacgtccaactcgggctagaaaccaaaggaaacccgaaacatgccttcccgagcaaggaaacctcgaaacCCAACGCATCAGAATCAGACTCGggcctgccggtcagaccggccacatgccgctggtctgaccggccttcaaccggcggtctgaccgcccaacacatggcggtcagaccggcctaccTCGAAgaaaaccggtagacttccaaattttggcaatatttccTATTTTAAGCCCAGGTGCCAactttgggtgtaaacacatgcccccctgcctttttgatgaacaacgtgaatctaaaagcataggacatgtttttggtcttaggacgataatccaattaccggccatagtacctcctaagcgtcttgccaaacactcgggaagtatttctttaagtatttcccattgattgctcgctgaaaacgctccccttgtagtgtctccaaaaagtatgcgttccctcgaacaatgccgcaAACTCAATAAGGACCTTCCCAACTAGGAtaccacttaccgaactccttggatcgagtacccaaaggcaaaattgtcttccaaaccaagtctccaacttgaaacaattttgctttcaccctcttgttgtacgccttggccaccctcttcttctc is a genomic window of Oryza glaberrima chromosome 7, OglaRS2, whole genome shotgun sequence containing:
- the LOC127780208 gene encoding uncharacterized protein LOC127780208, which codes for MDTYVRKVRCMERHFDVLELRHVPRRDNAVADELLRIASARAPLPPGTFEERLAQPSVRVDPPRDPDAMASALTPDDPRASGPEGVDPDPPRQVVWMTDIRAYLDNNTLPEDRAEAEKLARISKRYVLIEGTLYRRAANGILLKCISREQGVELIADAHQDILGPFKAARGEYQHLYVAIDKFTRWPEAYLVVKIDKHSTLKFIRGITCWFGVPNRIITDNGTQFTSELFGDYCDDMGIKLCFTSSAHPKSNGQVKRANAEIVKGLNTKTYNVLKKHGDSWLEELPAMLWANRTTPMALGDLKTAEREPKRGPRPGLRRALGARKGLHTAIPDPWSS